The bacterium genomic sequence TGCCTCCATAATCTCCTGTGCAGCATACCCAGAGTTTGTTATCTCTTATTTTCAGTACTTGAGGGTTTTTGCCGACCTTAATGGAATCAATGGAGAAGCCAGCCGTGTTCTTCTGAATTGTATAAACATAGCCATCACCGTAGGTATAATCCTGTATGTTGAATCCCGTCGAAGCGACAAAGATTTTACCATTATATGTGGTTATTCCTTCTGGCCAGTTACCAGTGGTAAAGGAATCAACAGGCAAAAAATTCTGGTTTAACTCATAAACCATATTGTTAGCCGCTAATGTAACGTAATAATTCCCATTCATATAGGCGATAGAGTAAGGGTTTGAGCCTATGGGAAGAGATTTTCTACTTAAAAGCTGCATCTGAGATAGGTCGATTATATCCAACGCAGGAACTCCTTGAAAACCTGAATTTACAATGATTCCTGTAGTGCCAAGTGTCAATAGATCGTTGGGGGTTCTCCCCGTTGTTAATATATCTTCGTAAAGAGTGTCCTTATCCATGTCATAAAATGAGACTGTCTCAGAAAGGGTGTTTACGATGACGAGATAGTTTTTAAGTACGGGTAGGTATTCATCAGCCTTTTTACAAGAGGAAAGGCTTAATAGAGCGGCAATTATGACAATACCTATTGTTTTTTTGTGCATACTACCTCCTCCTTTTTATGGTGATTTCAAAGAATATCTCCCGGCCGGGGTTAGGGAAGCCCCTTAATATTTCATAATTTATGTCTAAAAGGTTTTCTGTACCTGCCTCCAAAAAAAATTCTTTATTCCCGAAGACAACGTTTTTACTGATTGAAAGATTTATTAAATATACGGGAGGTAACATCTTTGGACTATTTGCTCTTTCTGGACGTTTTCCAATATAGCTAATTTCTATATTTACCGGACCAATCCCAATAATGCCGTTTAAAGTCAATGTTGGCCTGTAAAAGAAAGGGGTTCCGTTTAATCTGGAGTCTTGTAAGTTTAGGTCAAATTCTGCGTAATAAAGCCCTTTTCGGGGTTTTAAAACTGTTTCAAGGCCGACGCCCTTATGGACCAAGAGCGCAAAGTTTTTTGGCATATACTTGTCTTCTTGGATCCAAAGAATTCCGTCTTTTATCTTTTTGAGGAAACAATATAAATTTACATAGTAATTCGGCGTGATCTTGCGGAGGCCGGCGTCCAGATTCAGTGAACTCTCGGGTTTAAGTTCTGAGTTGCCGCGTGCGAAGTTGTCTTCAGGCCAGTAAAGTTCATTCAAAGTGGGATTTCTGTGATTTAAAGAAATGGTTAGGAAGTTGTACAAGTTAGAATTTATTTTGCTGCTGAGAGAAATGGCGAGGTTTGGGGATATGGTTTTGAAAGTATGATTGTATTTAAGGTTGAAGGTTGACCATAATTCAAACCTGCCATTAAATTTTCTTATAAAAAGGGCTTTACCAAAGACTTCTTTAATAATGCGCTTGCCGATTTTGGTAGAATTTGCACCATATATGTGGGTTCCTACTTCTAATTTTTCCCCTTTTATAACCCCTCTAAGGAATAGGGTTTTGTGCAAGTCAGAAAAACCTGAAGAGTTATAGGTTTGAGAAGTGTAAGTAGAAGAGAGTTCGAGATTAAAATGCACAAGAGAAAAGTTAAAATTAGTGCCCGTGAGGAACTCGTAACGCTCCCCTGTTGAAAAACTTCCCAGGGGCCCTGGTGCTCCAGCTTTTCTCTTTATAAAAAGGATATTGCCTGCCTTAAATTTTGAAAAAAATCCAAATTTTTCATCGTGAGTATT encodes the following:
- a CDS encoding TonB-dependent receptor; its protein translation is MQFLLLFVSILPFFEIQDTIYSYAVSGRIYSRFQIPFNYAIKSFTFSNKPVFSNLLIFQGYNLSSPSLGGTSTEENLLLFDGIPLINPMLGYQELSIIPKNLTEMLEIIHSSSPISGLAGIGGTVNLIPSNEPLKVQFSSLRKAINLGFVNNKSFTLTFFYESFADSFPIKYEDIDLWVKNTHDEKFGFFSKFKAGNILFIKRKAGAPGPLGSFSTGERYEFLTGTNFNFSLVHFNLELSSTYTSQTYNSSGFSDLHKTLFLRGVIKGEKLEVGTHIYGANSTKIGKRIIKEVFGKALFIRKFNGRFELWSTFNLKYNHTFKTISPNLAISLSSKINSNLYNFLTISLNHRNPTLNELYWPEDNFARGNSELKPESSLNLDAGLRKITPNYYVNLYCFLKKIKDGILWIQEDKYMPKNFALLVHKGVGLETVLKPRKGLYYAEFDLNLQDSRLNGTPFFYRPTLTLNGIIGIGPVNIEISYIGKRPERANSPKMLPPVYLINLSISKNVVFGNKEFFLEAGTENLLDINYEILRGFPNPGREIFFEITIKRRR